A genomic region of Raphanus sativus cultivar WK10039 chromosome 6, ASM80110v3, whole genome shotgun sequence contains the following coding sequences:
- the LOC108834843 gene encoding cyclin-dependent kinase G1, with translation MAAGGGVDVSRSSLSVKKDHDFYRNGARGDGERRPQTKPPLNEQGLRRFDGRNRSRLVSEKGEEEGQRPAEKRRKFSPILWDDVEDKVSKAPTSREKTRSSFTSLTTNPTCKQNVDVTLTRKTSPKDQVNVMMSPEPVEAQGPGILNQDVDVTVSSRTSPKDQVNVVMSQEFVDELEEGQLEEEQQVTHISPVKKLSRWETGLTSHNEEVVSHTDNVVPKTSRWNRSSLSPECGELVVSEERQSNSSGSGSGHQSVEKLSANGYSDHEYCSSPNDELEAEEPASPAQGVMNMLLGSRSVNGFQKLNKINEGTYGIVYRARDEKTKEIVALKKIKMKEDKYEEEYGFPLTSLREINILLSCNHPSIVNVKEVVVGGKNDSDVYMVMEHLEHDLKCLMERKKQPFSTSEVKCLMLQLLEGVHYLHTNWIIHRDLKPSNLLMNNTGELKICDFGMARQYGSPIKPYTQMVITQWYRPPELLLGAKQYSTAVDMWSIGCIMAELLSQKPLFPGKTELDQLQKIFAVLGTPNESIWPGFSSLPNAKAKFPTQSYNLLRKKFPAISFVGGQILSERGFDLLNGLLTLDPEKRLTVEEALNHSWFHEVPLPKSQDFMPTFPPRR, from the exons ATGGCGGCAGGGGGAGGAGTTGATGTCTCTAGAAGTTCTCTTTCCGTCAAAAAAGACCACGACTTTTACAGGAACGGTGCTCGTGGAGATGGTGAGAGGCGTCCTCAAACTAAACCACCGCTTAACGAGCAAGGTCTCAGGAGGTTTGATGGGCGTAACCGGTCACGGTTGGTTTCTGAGAAAGGGGAGGAGGAGGGTCAGAGACCCGCtgagaagaggaggaagtttTCACCTATCTTGTGGGACGACGTTGAAGATAAAGTTTCTAAAGCTCCTACTTCTAGGGAGAAGACAAGGTCTAGTTTCACTAGTCTGACTACGAATCCGACATGTAAGCAGAATGTTGATGTAACTCTTACTAGGAAGACTTCTCCCAAGGATCAGGTCAACGTGATGATGTCACCAGAACCTGTTGAAGCTCAGGGGCCTGGGATACTTAATCAGGATGTTGATGTGACTGTTTCTAGTAGGACTTCTCCGAAGGATCAGGTCAATGTTGTGATGTCCCAAGAATTTGTTGATGAATTGGAGGAGGGTCAGTTGGAGGAAGAACAGCAGGTGACACATATATCACCTGTTAAGAAATTATCAAGATGGGAGACGGGTTTAACTTCCCACAATGAGGAGGTAGTATCTCATACTGATAATGTTGTTCCCAAGACTAGCAGATGGAACAGGAGCAGTTTGAGTCCGGAGTGTGGTGAGTTAGTGGTGTCTGAAGAACGGCAATCCAATTCATCTGGATCTGGTAGTGGGCATCAGAGCGTAGAGAAGCTTAGCGCTAATGGATATTCTGATCATGAGTATTGTAGTTCTCCTAATGACGAGTTAGAAGCTGAAGAACCGGCTTCTCCAGCTCAGGGAGTGATGAACATGCTACTTGGTAGCAGGTCTGTGAATGGGTTTCAGAAGCTAAACAAGATTAACGAAGGTACATACGGTATTGTTTACAGAGCGAGGGATGAGAAAACAAAGGAGATTGTGGCGCTCAAGAAGATCAAGATGAAGGAAGACAAGTACGAAGAAGAGTACGGATTCCCTTTGACGTCTCTGAGGGAAATCAACATACTTCTGTCATGCAATCACCCTTCAATAGTGAATGTAAAGGAGGTTGTGGTCGGAGGGAAGAACGACAGCGACGTTTACATGGTCATGGAACACTTGGAACACGACCTGAAGTGCTTAatggaaagaaagaaacagcCTTTTAGCACCAGCGAGGTCAAGTGCTTGATGCTGCAGCTACTGGAGGGTGTGCACTACCTCCACACGAACTGGATCATCCACAGGGATCTGAAGCCATCTAACCTCCTGATGAACAACACTGGGGAGTTGAAAATTTGTGATTTTGGTATGGCGAGACAGTACGGGAGCCCTATCAAGCCTTACACACAGATGGTCATCACTCAGTGGTACAGACCACCAGAACTTCTTCTAGGAGCGAAGCAGTACTCTACGGCTGTTGATATGTGGTCAATAGGTTGCATTATGGCGGAGCTCTTGTCTCAAAAGCCTTTGTTCCCGGGCAAGACTGAACTTGACCAACTTCAaaag ATCTTTGCGGTCCTTGGAACACCAAACGAGTCAATCTGGCCTGGATTCTCATCGTTACCCAATGCCAAAGCCAAGTTTCCTACACAATC GTACAATTTGTTGCGTAAGAAGTTTCCAGCGATATCATTTGTAGGTGGTCAGATACTCTCAGAACGTGGATTTGATTTGCTGAATGGTTTACTAACTTTGGATCCTGAGAAACGTCTAACAGTGGAGGAAGCTCTCAACCATAGTTGGTTTCATGAAGTCCCTCTCCCAAAATCACAAGATTTCATGCCCACGTTTCCTCCTAGGCGCTAG
- the LOC130496933 gene encoding 4-coumarate--CoA ligase-like 9, producing METTKNNDSRTIDHRSGYDQRTGIYHSLRSPLSLPPIDQPLSTSEYVLSLLRNSSPPATAGKDVESATYLVDASSGDSLTYGELLRGVRSLAASLQKRFTSGDVAFVLSPASLHVPVLYLALMSIGVVVSPANPIGSELEVSHQVEVSRPVIAFATSQTVNKLRSSSFPLGVVIMDSPEFLSWLTKPEDSLIPVRVNQTDTAAILFSSGTTGRVKGVLLTHRNIIASTAVSHQRTINDPVDYDRVGLFSLPLFHVFGFAMMIRAISLGEKLVLLGRFELEAMMKAVEKYKVTGMPVSPPLIVALVKSELTKKYDLGSLRSLGCGGAPLGKDIAERFKRKFPGVDIVQGYGLTESTGPAAATFGPEETVRYGSVGRISENIEAKIVDPSTGEALPPGKNGELWLRGPIIMKGYVENEKATAETLDQEGWLKTGDLCYIDSEGFLYIVDRLKELIKYKAYQVPPVELEQILHSNPDVVDAAVVPFPDEDAGEIPMAFIVRKPGSNLNEAQVIDFVAKQVAPYKKVRRVAFTNAIPKNPAGKILRRELTKIAVSGNASKL from the exons ATGGAGACGACGAAGAACAACGACAGCCGTACGATTGACCATCGCTCCGGCTACGATCAACGGACAGGAATCTACCACAGCCTTCGCTCCCCTCTCTCCTTACCTCCCATCGACCAACCTCTCTCAACCTCCGAATACGTCCTCTCTCTCCTCCGCAACTCCTCGCCGCCGGCCACCGCCGGAAAAGACGTCGAATCCGCTACTTACCTCGTCGACGCGAGCTCCGGCGATAGCCTCACTTACGGAGAGCTTCTCCGTGGGGTTCGCTCCCTCGCCGCGTCTTTACAAAAGCGGTTCACCTCCGGAGACGTCGCGTTCGTCCTCTCCCCGGCGTCGTTGCATGTGCCGGTGCTTTACTTGGCTCTGATGTCGATCGGAGTTGTGGTGTCTCCGGCGAATCCGATCGGATCTGAGCTGGAGGTGAGTCACCAAGTCGAAGTCAGCAGACCGGTGATCGCATTCGCCACGTCACAGACCGTTAACAAGCTCCGTTCATCTTCTTTCCCTCTCGGAGTCGTTATAATGGACTCTCCCGAGTTTCTCTCTTGGTTAACAAAACCGGAGGATTCTCTAATTCCGGTTCGAGTAAACCAAACCGACACTGCAGCGATTCTCTTCTCGTCCGGGACCACGGGCAGAGTCAAAGGCGTTCTCCTCACACACCGCAACATAATCGCGTCAACGGCTGTTTCTCACCAACGAACAATCAACGATCCCGTTGACTACGACCGCGTTGGACTCTTCTCTCTGCCGTTATTCCACGTGTTCGGCTTCGCGATGATGATCAGAGCCATCTCGCTTGGAGAGAAGCTCGTGCTTCTTGGGAGGTTTGAGCTCGAGGCGATGATGAAGGCTGTGGAGAAGTATAAGGTCACTGGTATGCCTGTGTCTCCGCCTTTGATCGTGGCGTTGGTGAAGTCGGAGCTTACGAAGAAGTATGATCTCGGTTCGTTGCGGTCATTAGGTTGCGGCGGTGCTCCGCTTGGGAAAGATATTGCTGAGAGGTTTAAGCGGAAGTTCCCGGGCGTTGATATTGTTCAG GGCTATGGCTTGACAGAGAGTACTGGGCCAGCTGCGGCTACGTTTGGACCGGAAGAGACGGTAAGATACGGGTCAGTTGGTCGTATCTCTGAGAATATAGAGGCGAAAATCGTTGATCCATCCACCGGAGAAGCTTTACCACCGGGGAAGAACGGTGAGCTTTGGCTACGAGGACCAATCATCATGAAAG GTTATGTGGAGAATGAGAAAGCAACTGCTGAAACATTAGATCAAGAAGGGTGGTTAAAGACTGGTGATCTTTGTTACATTGATTCTGAAGGGTTTTTATATATTGTTGATAGGCTAAAAGAACTTATCAAATACAAAGCTTATCAg GTCCCACCGGTAGAACTGGAGCAGATTCTTCATTCGAATCCGGACGTGGTTGATGCTGCAGTTGTTCC GTTTCCGGACGAGGATGCAGGAGAGATTCCAATGGCTTTCATAGTGAGAAAACCAGGAAGCAATCTCAACGAAGCACAAGTCATTGACTTTGTAGCTAAACAA GTTGCTCCGTATAAGAAAGTAAGAAGAGTTGCTTTCACAAACGCGATCCCCAAAAACCCTGCTGGCAAGATTCTGCGTCGGGAGCTAACCAAAATCGCCGTGAGTGGCAACGCCTCTAAGCTTTGA